From one Phycodurus eques isolate BA_2022a chromosome 19, UOR_Pequ_1.1, whole genome shotgun sequence genomic stretch:
- the LOC133417999 gene encoding nucleolar and coiled-body phosphoprotein 1-like produces the protein MADLVPGCSSSVVENQKVEMRENIPPRATVQANRQYLYEEYFPDITLIDVTHDFDRDQTKNDLSLLKTMPKTPLTERTLVRKSARVVEIPNDPTLTPRMEENKASVSQPRNLDTNASMFWLDNECLPDITECSFDSITQQSINFTINLTASDMQFNNSSQKAAVDSNLERVETLNLDEATNKTSKPSCPSQITCPQNDDGKMLESSSSDCHRRTFEAKFPSPSKGTAAMSESSSTDCHHNTLDKNPASQSNSIVTMAENSSNDSHHNTFDAKLLESSNKITLSQSTSNDSHHNTLDSNPPSQTNGTITMPESNSSNSCCNNLDSNPPSLSSGTLVMSESRSSHQNTFDAKPPESNGTITLFDSSSGDIHRNTFDAKPPKANGTISMSESRSSDGHHSTFDANGMRTMSISSSSDSQPHTKPPTEPSSTDANADAKVVEHLQGKFEASVCKAAASRPGQCEAKDNSQSQTFDQSVDPDDNSKAFYLDDIIDFTHENLCSSTPLTCGKMVPYAARPDKSKLLAAQERPYGDAASKPEVQMQPHVPPNITSGRKISLSQPAVKSLPPSSKAPSLLMKFKPTTLLPGRGEVPASGLPLSRQILTSTLQESSAVSSSSNLRATTTVSRLPKSGVGRPLLSGRPSSLPHLRQPSTRSSTLASSSADKKPSNAVVNIPQARKRDLSRDGQFIAKKKTKTGVPTSCSHVVAPAPSADATSTIKSLTQATQCQRAPTAKTSKDDATVSSRAGDAVTRTKKLKLPVMSQRTQLAISPGCAKCSVLEQQFKIQTEELQRLKEGCAKCSVLERHLKMQTEEVQRLKEELLRKQEEDV, from the exons ATGGCTGATTTGGTACCAGGGTGTTCTTCATCTGTTGTGGAAAATCAGAAGGTGGAAATGAGAGAAAACATACCCCCCAGAGCAACGGTTCAAGCTAATAGGCAGTATTTGTATGAGGAATACTTCCCAGATATTACTCTCATTGATGTCACACATGATTTTGACAGGGATCAGACTAAGAATGATTTATCTCTACTTAAAACCATGCCAAAAACGCCTCTGACTGAAAGGACATTGGTTAGAAAGTCTGCTAGGGTAGTGGAAATCCCGAACGACCCCACTCTGACGCCAAGGATGGAGGAAAACAAAGCAAGTGTCAGCCAACCTCGCAACTTGGATACAAATGCTTCTATGTTTTGGTTGGATAATGAGTGCTTACCAGACATTACTGAATGCTCATTCGATTCCATTACTCAGCAGAGTATAAACTTTACTATTAACTTAACTGCGTCTGACATGCAATTTAACAACAGTTCACAGAAAGCAGCCGTTGACTCTAATTTAGAACGTGTAGAAACTTTGAATCTTGATGAAGCGACCAACAAAACGTCCAAGCCTTCATGTCCATCCCAGATAACCTGCCCTCAAAATGATGACGGAAAGATGTTGGAAAGCAGTTCTAGTGACTGTCAccgcagaacttttgaagctaAATTTCCCTCTCCGTCCAAAGGAACAGCAGCAATGTCTGAAAGCAGTTCGACAGATTGTCATCACAATACCTTGGATAAAAATCCTGCCTCTCAGTCCAATAGCATTGTAACCATGGCAGAAAATAGCTCTAATGACAGTCACCATAACACATTCGATGCCAAACTTCTTGAATCCAGCAACAAAATAACCTTGTCCCAAAGCACTTCAAATGACAGTCACCACAACACCTTAGATTCTAATCCCCCCTCTCAGACAAATGGCACAATAACCATGCCAGAGAGTAACTCCAGTAACAGTTGCTGCAACAACTTGGATTCTAACCCTCCCTCTCTGTCCAGTGGCACATTAGTCATGTCAGAAAGCCGTTCTAGTCACCAAAACACCTTTGACGCTAAACCTCCTGAGTCCAATGGCACAATAACCTTGTTTGATAGCAGTTCCGGTGACATTCACCGAAACACCTTCGACGCTAAACCACCTAAGGCCAACGGCACAATAAGCATGTCTGAAAGCCGCTCAAGTGACGGTCACCACAGCACTTTTGATGCAAATGGCATGAGAACCATGTCGATAAGCAGTTCAAGTGACAGCCAACCTCACACTAAACCTCCGACAGAGCCCAGCAGCACAGACGCCAACGCTGATGCCAAGGTGGTTGAGCACCTTCAAGGCAAGTTTGAGGCCAGTGTCTGCAAAGCGGCAGCATCCAGGCCTGGTCAATGTGAGGCGAAGGATAATTCGCAATCTCAGACTTTTGACCAAAGCGTGGATCCAGATGACAACAGCAAAGCTTTTTATTTAGATGACATTATCGATTTCACGCATGAGAATTTATGTTCTTCAACGCCATTGACTTGCGGTAAAATGGTCCCCTACGCCGCCAGGCCGGATAAGAGCAAATTGCTGGCGGCTCAGGAAAGACCGTATGGGGATGCTGCCAGTAAGCCAGAAGTTCAGATGCAGCCCCATGTACCACCAAACATCACCTCTGGTCGAAAGATATCCTTGTCTCAACCTGCTGTAAAATCGCTGCCGCCTTCGTCGAAAGCTCCATCACTGCTGATGAAGTTCAAGCCGACAACGTTGCTTCCAGGACGGGGCGAGGTGCCGGCATCGGGTCTCCCCTTGTCGAGACAAATTTTGACTAGCACACTTCAGGAG AGTTCAGCAGTGTCCAGTTCATCCAACCTGCGAGCAACCACCACAG TATCGAGGCTGCCAAAGTCTGGAGTGGGGAGGCCACTGCTCAGTGGAAGACCGTCAAGCCTCCCGCATCTCAGACAGCCATCGACAAGGAGCAGCACGCTGGCTTCCTCAAGTGCTGATAAAAAAC CGTCTAATGCTGTGGTCAACATCCCCCAAGCAAGGAAGCGTGACTTAAGTAGAGATGGGCAATTTATAGCCAAGAAGAAGACCAAAACTG GTGTCCCCACGTCATGCAGTCATGTTGTGGCACCAGCGCCTTCTGCGGATGCAACAAGCACCATCAAAAGCTTGACGCAGGCTACGCAATGTCAGCGAGCACCGACGGCTAAAACCTCAAAAGACG ATGCTACAGTGTCCTCAAGGGCTGGAGATGCTgtcacaagaacaaaaaaactaaaactgccTGTGATGAGTCAGAGAACTCAACTGGCTATAAGTCCAG gtTGTGCTAAATGCAGTGTGCTGGAACAGCAGTTTAAAATCCAAACTGAAGAACTGCAGAGACTGAAAGAAG